The sequence below is a genomic window from Entelurus aequoreus isolate RoL-2023_Sb linkage group LG15, RoL_Eaeq_v1.1, whole genome shotgun sequence.
aatacactctattgagttaacattatttctttatagggggaaaaatgttatgagctagagaatataacaactacactacccagcatgcaacgggagttacgagcatgcgcggtagccccgaaaagtgttgcatgttgccacgctgtgaaagtaaacgtcaagaactcagccaacacggctcgtctgcattatttataattagacagacaacacatctacagtgtgattttgtttagtttacaaggaaagaaaaacaaaagttaaaaaagggagatatgttgtatatatatgtatgtgctgcggttgttttaagaacgttgcgacagctgccgtaaaggaggtgcgttgctagcctggttgctatgtttccggttggtcgtaaaagtgttcgtcatgtgttttaccctgctaaaatctctcagtaaagttattcgatggattatagcttttgttttgaactttattacaccttggagcgctttttcccgtccattgttttcctgctttcgctatctgctcctaatgactgagctacgtgacgtcatttcttgtgatgtcccacgaagcatttctggtcaggacgggattcgaataaagaatcaactcttttcctttactatagtggtctcgataacgggtaccggttctcaaaaagggattggagtccgaggactcggttcttttcttatcaaacaaccgggaaaaccggtttcgagtatcatccctggtGTCGAGTCCCACAAAAAGTCTTTGAAACACCTcaaatgttttggaaagtttGGATGGATACTCCAGATTAAGTGCATACGTCAACCCCAGAAGTAGGCAGCATGCTTTGGCCAGGTTTCCAAGATGAGTAAGGACTGGTACTCCCTCAATGATGATTCCTACTGCATTTGGCTCACGacagatgtagatgctcatattctTCATTTCCAGGTCCTCATGAACAGTGGTCTCTGCAGTTCCCTTTCAGATACAAaaacagtaatttaaaaaaacagacatgtaattttatatttaatataactTGTGTGATTTAATCCAGATAATGATTACTTTTGTGAAGACCATTTTGAAAACTTTTGAATTCGAATTTGAGATCTTGTACATTAAACTTGGTACGATAGATGCATTTCCAGCCACATGCTTTTTATTGGCATATAAAAAACCTGAATAGAACCACCAAGCTTGTACATCAGACTGATCCAAAGCTGCTTTTAAACAATACTTACACAGTAGTCAGAGATTAGCTCCTGTCCACTCTCTCCCGTGTACTCTATGAGGCATCTCAGAGTCACATCTCTCTTCATCACTGCAGAGGCACTTGGGTCCTAGAGTTAatagaagaataataaataaattaattttgttGGCAATTTTACTCCAAATCTGTGATATCGTTATTAGAGCATGATTACAGATTCAGTTGTAAACTTTTAAACCACTTTTAACCCACCTGTATCAGTTCCATCAACAAGTTCTTGATGCGCTGACCAGTCACTCCTCCTTTTGCACTGAAGAGCTCCAGGAGTTTCGGAGTGTACCTGTCCAGCTGGGACATAAATGTTGATTCCAGTGGAACAGCAGTGCACCTTCGGAACTCTTCATTAATCTGTAAGACAGCAAATGTTGACCGTTACTGATATTAAGGGTTTAAGTATGCATTTTCAGGCAAAAAGTGAGTTGAGTATTTCCTGTCCAAGTCACAATGGAAACTTGGTCAggaaaaatagaatgataaatcatTTACCTGGAATGGTTCGAAGAGGGCAGGCCATCTTTCCTTAAATTCTGCCACCCCAGCAGGAGACTTGGCAACAACTTCCTGTCTTCTCCAACTGTATACGTTCTGGCCATCATATCATTGATGCTCCTGGCACAGTCCTTTTACACAGAGGGCAGGTGAATGAAGGACTCACCTGAGGTGAGTTGAGGAATTTGACTTCTGGGTGGTATCTTGACAGATGAGAGTGAAGGGAACTCCAGCATTTAAAAGGGCATGCATGGGCAACCTATATGAAAGCAAGGGAAGGCATGGCTGTGTCCAAAGGTCCCATGGTGCAgtctgtaatgctttaaaaatcaCTCTTGGTTGGTACTACAGTGCTGCACAACTTACAGGGCCATCCCATCTGTCattggagagagagagaaaaaaaagacaagttaTGGTTCATGTCTAACCTCTTGGATATATAAGCCTAATGAGAGccctttatatatgttttttttttacaccctaatATACTCAATTGCAGTGTTTCCTCTAGATTTTTTTGTAGCCGCGGGGGTCTAAATTGGTAACCTAGCAACAGTAGGGGGGTCCGGGGACATGCCCCCAcggaagaacattttgaaaaatgacccTTTAAATGGTGACTACtggtgacattttttttgggggggggtaatGTTGAGATTGAGACTTACACAATGAGTGTTATTCTTACAAGAGTAGCGTTTTGCctaagagtgtgcatggacaacaGGTCTGAGGGGGCTTCAGATAGCTCTGTCAAGTATACCTAGCTAGCTGCTAGCAACTTTTAATGCAAGCTAGTGAAGCAGCTTTAATGTGGCTGCTTATAAAATGAAGAATAAAATATTAAACTACCACGCAAAGAAAACGCTAGTTATAAACTGCACAGCTATAAACAATGTTTGGTTGAAGTTAATGAGCTGTTGGAGGTAAGAGCACATTCGAAATGGCGGTCGGCGGGAAAAGTAGCAAACTAAATATAACGTTGAGCCAtgcttttgaaaatgtatacatttcaatCCTGGCAAATACTGACTTTTAACAATATAAATTGTTACTTACATGAGTCCGGTAAAGTGTTTCCTTGGGCTCCGTGAAGAGACGTGTCTGGGCTTGTTCTTCCACAGCTGCATGCAGGTGGGCGGGGCCTGACGTTTTAGGTCTGATATAAACCTTTCAACTGAGTTTTGCTAAATCAATTTATGTTGGAAGTCCAATAAAATAAATTTTatcacataaaaaagtaagttacgaaaatattcacactttttacttatagataactcaaaaactataaaaataaaaatacattgatTTATTGGAATGAATATACTTTTAACAATAAAGTATATTGGACAATACCACTGAAAGAGTTTTTACAGTGTTGGCTGTTGTTATGCTGTTTGGACTTATGCGTGCCCTGAACCTCAGCTACACTTTTGAGGTCATCCAAAACATTTGCATGGAGCTGCTTTGATCATTAGTGAGGTCTTAGAACATGCTACTTGGAAGCTTCAACGTGTTGAGCTTGTGTAAAGATGGAAAAGCACAGCTGTAGGACAACATACATTTTCATACATTGTATACATTGCATTGTCCATTGCAAAACACTAAATGTTCTAATAACTCCTTTTGTTACTCAAGCAGAAATGTGCAAATAAACAATATACATTGTACAGTACTATCATAGGTATTACACCTTTCATTAATCAGGTGACAATTGGCGAGGCTTCATTAAAGACTTGGCGTGAACTTTACTCTTAATCATTAATGAAACCTTTACAAAGAAAACTAgctttaattgttattatttgttactGAAATTGCGTTTGCAATGATTTGGAGTAAGGTTTACTAATGACAATTTCCAGTGTCAGTCTCTGAGGTACACggtgcactaaagagcctggacacaagtaaagcagcaggacctgaccaaattcTACCTTTTCTCTTCAGATTGGCTGCAcattttgttgctgagcctctctcaTGTATTttccaatgaatgaatgaatgtatttattccgtcagacagacatatatagcaacacttcatcactctttgtagtttgacagacatgcaacggcacccacccaaaagggatacgggaaaaaagcaggaatgcttatccatgtcccgcccctaatttacaatcaacttatatgttggttatatatgttgcttATATATGTtgcttatatatgttggttatatagtccaagtttcaacagcagatttgatggatacatgacaatatcagaacaagtataacatatgataatgacaagtcagtatacatacaccaatatggatataATAGCATTGAGtgaccatgagattagctccatcttgcctgggtatctttcgtcttctgcagccttgtctggtgtgttatgtcccttactCCACAATGACTTCTTTTGCACCTgcgtcccacagttgagatagtccaaacaactagtcatgtttttgatagtttttcccaacaacacatttttgaggttgaacactcttaggctagaagacagATGAATTCctccgctcacattgtcccacagttTCACCCCCGCTATACATCacgtttgagccttgaatgtggaattgactatgttatgtttgaatttcagaattgtggaccatctctgagtgaaaacagactctgtatatttgcaggtggagccctttgtgtggccataaacataacttgaaggctcctgtattggattatatcatgtAGTATAAGAAAATGACTCATTATGAACAGATCATTGGTATGAGCTCTATATGGGGCATAATGTATCATTCTAATTGTCTTTTTCTTTTACACTTTTTATGCCTTTTAACCTGAGTCTTACAAGTAAAAGCCTTCCAAAAATCAGGAAATGGGCCTTTCTTCTTCCCCTGTTAAAAGGAGGTGaatccacaaatataaataactaCAGAGCCATTTCCAAATTGGGTTAATGTTGTAAGAGTTAGTGAGAAGTGCTTTCTGATGACTTCACAGCCCTGAAACACTATCccctatttgttcccactaccgcaccttaagttggagtccttcatctcgttatatgcaaatataatgacaataaagtccattctattctattcttttctTTGATCCAATGAATAAGTTGGTGAGCAGTAGAAAAACAGCTGATGAGGAAGTTTGGCGGCAAACTTGTCACACCTGTTGTGCTTGTCAGGTCAGGTGATTTCCCAGAAAAGCCACGCAGGCATTTACCTGACGTGGCCACAAGGGGCGCTTGTAGAAGACTTCTTGTCAGTTGACTGCTGCCACTTTTCAGCAATAGCGCCACCAgggggtgcactgcaaaaactgaaatctaagtaagatgaaatatctcaaataagggtgatatttgcttatttttactgataagataattcctctcactaagcagatttgatgttagagtgttttacttgttttaactgttttgctcctaaatgatctcagtaagatattacagcttgttgctgagatttgatgacctatattgagtaaaacatgcttgaaactagaatatcaactgttgcaaagctgtgtcatcaacactcacaagtataaaactacttttttttaaagtaatcatttcttatttcaagcatgaaataaaaaatcacgactttgacacaattgtgtcttataattaaaacagatgacagccaaatggactttgctgttttattttcaatgaaacaatagaaaacacgtactcatatagtagtacagctggcacagtacagtaaactgaccgttaatatttaaacatttcacatttctaacaattgtgaacagaaatagttcatgcacattcagataaattcttcaaaatgacaattaaaaacattttggccgggggccgggctgtatatatgcgcactaattgactgaaagagcacgcacttggcgcgatgatgtcatgttgtggatggaaaaatgcatttttagacaatatgatttgcttgagcggctaggagaccccgagagtaacaagcgcttgccttgttgcctttccattaagaacaataaactagtttttagtataagtttgctggtttcaagaaatgtaatgctgagcgcatatcattatgtcaagataatggcactagcatttacttcatttaagaatatttttcaacatattgagcaaaaaggtctcttttttttctaccaagaaaagtgcacttgttattagtgagaatatacttattttaagctatttttgggttcattgaggttagctaattttacttgttttggaaagtcttgacaagccaaattttgttgttctattggcagataattttgcttagttcaaataaaatacacctcatttttgtatttttaaaaaaagacaagcTGCAAAAAAAGATGACTATGTCTAGAGTGTAGGCAGTGCTGTTAAGTTTCTCTGTGTGTGAATAAGTGGAGAATGCGGAAACTTTGAGGCATGATGCAGCTGACTTGTTGATAAACTAGTTTgagaagaatgtttttgttttgttcataAGTGGACTGTACTTTTCACttttgtaaatattgactattgtgtGTGAAGTCCTACTAAAGGTGAACATTCAGTTGAAGAATTAGGCCATCAAGTTAAGAGAAatggcttgaaaaatgtggatcaAGGATACTTTATTGAATTgatttgacttttatatttgagaTTGTCGTCACCTTATTGTGGTTAAGAGCTACCAGCAGGAGGTTAGTCTTCAGGTGGCACACCCAAGTTGCACAGGTGTGACAAAGTACAATCCTCTTCTCCAGGATGCCAGCACTATTTAGCTTTTATTTAGTAAGTGTGCACACTGAcacttccacacacggctgcaggatcagtgcttgtgctccacacacacacattttacacataTCCTcttttcagcaacatcattttatagctgctaaACCACTTAAGGGGCTAATCAAAACACATTTGATGGATGCATTTTTGTggactttattattttttaatgttctttttttcatTATACAAaccacaaaagcagtgaagttgtcacgttgtgtaaatggtaaataaaaagagaatacaacaaatccttttcaacttatattcaattgaatagactgcaaagacaacatactaaacgttcaaactggaaaactttgttatttttttgcaaatattagctcatttggaatttcatgcctgcaacatgtttcaaaaaagctggcacaagtggcaaaaaagactgagaaagttgaggaatgctcatcaaagactcatttggaacatcccacaggtgaacaggctaattgggaacaggtgggtgccatgattgggtataaaagcagcttccatgaaatgttcagtcgttcacaaacaaggattgtcaccactttgtcaacaaatgcctgagcaaattgtttaagaacaacatttctcaaccagcttttgcaaggaatttagagatttcaccatctacgctccgtaatatcatcaaaaggttcagagaatctggggaaatcactgcacataagcagcaaggctgaaaaccaacattgaatccccgtgaccttcgatccctcaggtggtactgcatcgaaaagtggcatcagtgtgtaaaggatatcaccgcatgggctcaggaacatttcagaaaaccacagtcTGTAATTAcagctggtcgctacatctgtaagtgcaagttaaaactctataatgcaaagcaaaagccatttatcaacaacacccagaaacgccaccggcttcgctgggcccgagctcatctaagatggactgatgcaaagtggaaaagtgttctgtggtctgacgagtccacatttcaaattgtttttggaaactgtggacgtcgtgtcctccggaacaaagaggaaaataaccattcggattgttctaggcgcaaagttgaaaagccagcatgtgtgatggtatgggggtgtattagtgcccaaagcatgggtaacttacacatctgtgaaggcatcatacaggttttggagcaacacatgttgccatccaagcaacgtcatcatggacgcccctgcttatttcagcaagacaatgccaagccacgtgttacaacagcgtggcttcatagtaaaagagtgcaggtactagactggcctgcctgtagtccagacctgtctcccattgaaaatctgTTTgaaagtctattcaattgaatataagttgaacaagatttgcaaattattgtattctgtttttatttaggaattacacaacgtgacaacttcactggtttggggttttggatATTAATTATGAAATGCTGTTCCTAGATTACATACAtgctaataataaaaaaactcaGCAATGATGtattttacatacaaaaagtgacacactttatcccatgcttgtgcaacagcacacatctcattgtgaaaaatgtgaatgtttgaaggggaac
It includes:
- the LOC133630501 gene encoding uncharacterized protein LOC133630501, yielding MMARTYTVGVAEFKERWPALFEPFQINEEFRRCTAVPLESTFMSQLDRYTPKLLELFSAKGGVTGQRIKNLLMELIQDPSASAVMKRDVTLRCLIEYTGESGQELISDYCGTAETTVHEDLEMKNMSIYICREPNAVGIIIEGVPVLTHLGNLAKACCLLLGLTYALNLEYPSKLSKTFEVFQRLFVGLDTRDDTRNRFSRLFDKKRTESSDSNPFLRTGTRYRDHYSKGKELILYSNPVLTRNASWDITRNDVT